In Rhodamnia argentea isolate NSW1041297 chromosome 5, ASM2092103v1, whole genome shotgun sequence, the DNA window CGGTGAGTGGTGAAGCGGAGAGCCTAGTGTATGTTGGGGGCTTGGGAATTTGCAATGGGGTAATTTCCTACTCTCAATATAGGCATCAAATATTCAGTGGATTCAAACTAGCACATTAACTGCTGACGtggtgcatttttttatttatatccaGTTATAAGTGTCCAATGACGTGGAATTAATTGAACACGTATTTTGCCCATAAAAGTTTGTTCGCTGGATTTGCAGCACCTCCCCTTACCGCAGCCACCAGTGGAGTCATCCGCATTGCCTCTTGGGCGTCTAAGCCAAGCCGCCCCTACTCACGTCAAACGACAGTCGTGAACAAGCGGCGCGACGTTGGTGAAGGCAATGATGGCAATGAACGAGCGACGCGTGCCTGAGGTGTTTGGCTCAAGCCACCGTTGATGGCCAACCAAAGGCAAATCATATCGCTTTTTCCAGCATATCTGTGGCCTGGCAAAGAAGATGGTTATCATGTCCGTATTTACTCTGCGTTTCTTTGTTTGGGTTAAAAAGAAGGCTTTTTCCAGAACCGTGGCATGGCAAAGAAGGTGGCTTTCATCTTCAGATCTACTGTGCATCTTCTTTGTTTGGCTCCACGAAGATGTCTTTTTCCAGCAGATTTGGCGAGCAACGAGGACCTAGCTTGGCAAAGAAGAGGCTTTCATCTCAAAGATATACTGCGCATCTTTCTTTGTTTGGTTCAAAGAAGATGGTTTTTTCGGGCAGATTTGGCGAGTGACGAGGACATCCTTGGGATGGACACTCAACATCTTGTCCGAGGCCGGTGATGCCACCGGTCCATGGCCGATGCCTTGCTCACCCATGGCCTGGTCGCAGCGCTGGTGACTACATAGAGGAGCTggagagtgaaagagagaaaaaaaaatgcagatttttattttattccacGTCATCTGTTGAGGTGGCAAATTGGACACGTGTCAATTCATAAGTGGatatcagtaaaaaaaaaagaagcacacCACATGAATATTTGGCGTGGTTGTTTGAAATCACTGAATATTTACTCCAAAACAGTGGTCTAGTAAAAAGTTATTGATCAACTAAGCCCTTCGAGCAAACGCTCTTGTTAGGATGAATTCTTCGATGCATAAGTGACTACTCTACGACGCAACTCTAGTTATGTCCGTGCCCCCAATCGCCGCCCGAAGAATATGCAACCCTTTTCAAAAAGGGGAAAGCGTGATTGCTCAAGCATCGTAGAGGATCGACGTCGTCTCAAATTTGAAGGAATTTCGTGTTATACAATAGTAAATGGTTTTGATGTCCTGAATACATCCGAAACTTCTGATTTGTCACAGAAATGGCTGGTTAGTTGGTGTCATTCTTACTAACATTAGGTGATCTTTCTAGGATTAGACACCCACTGGTCCTCTGTCCCCACCGGGACGAAGCGACAGAAGTTTTGAGAATTCAACAAAAAGATTTGTTTTCGGTGTTCAAGGACTCCGGGGCCaaatctttagaaaaaaaattttcttttttcgaacGGGCTCCAACTTACGAGGTTGGCAAGTTTGTAATTGATTCGCTTGCAATATGACTTAGACTTATGATCAAGAGACCAATGAGACATTGGTAAGTTGTAAGGTTGCACGGTGATTTTGCATCCGGTACTGTAAATATCAAAATttatatacggcgctcactttagtgctaacttACGcgtataattttttgaaaaaagggctCACTTCAGTATTAACTTTAgtaagccacgtcggctcaaatattaataaaaaaataggccaTGTCGGATTTCCAACAAGTCACGTTAGCTCAAATCGGAATTGGTGCTGAAGTGAgagtattttcaaaaaattcaatacttaaataatcgttttgaaagttttaatattaaaatgaaCGCCGTGCATAAGTTTTGATATTTGCGGGGCACTCTAGCCTGCGATGTCTCGTAAGCGGTGCCTTGTCCTTAGCTCGCATTCGATTCCTCAAACTTCACACACTCGCACGTGCAACCCACGAAGTTGTCTTTGTCCCGAGTTAACACGGTCTCCGCAGCGAGAACGCAGCGACCTGGATTTGACTCAACGATCCGAGAGCATCAactcggctctctctctctctctctctcttctgtgtttttttttttttttaaggtcaaGTTGGCCAATTTTTTTAGTGCGAAAACACACTAACAACACTATTTGACTGGGGAAGCAGTGAAAGGGGACTAGATCTagagaagccaaaaaaaaaaaaaaaccaaaacacgAAGTGGGTGTTCGTAGGAATCGTTTTTGGGTGTGCGAAGCACAAAATCGGGTTTGATTGCAGGAATTTCTGCAGAGGCTCGCCCAAGAAATGCCACGCCCTTATTTCTACAAGCTGGTGCTTTCCTCCACAATCCAAGACAAGAGGCTGGTGAGGATCCGTTGTCCGACTTCGCTTCTCGTCGTGGCTCCTTCTGACGATTCCCCTTGCTTGATCCCTCAATTCGATTGCTTTCCTGTCTGTGATTGTTGGCCTTGCCATTTCGGGTGCTGTTTCTTGTTGGGTTTGTCCCTTGTTGTTGTTGGGTGGTGATTTTGAGTAAATTCGAAGCAGCGATGACCTAGATTTGATTCATGGCCCCGTTGCAATTGAGACCCCAGGAAAtatttttggccagaaatcttggtgaaagagaaaaaaagattgaGGTCTGCGATGATTGCTCTGCTATTTGGCGGCAACAGATGTGCTTAATTTAGGGTGGTCAAATGGCACTAGAGCTTCATTTTCCGGAGGCGTTTTCTGGTCGTCTGGCTCATGGAGAATTCAAATTGGTGAAGTTATGCTATATCTTAATGTGTTGCCCGCTTGTTTTGTCTGTCAGGAGAAATTTTTTGCCGATTTGATAAAAGGGTTTCGTGAAGTGAGAAAGAGTAAGACTTCCCTCTGTGGTACTAAACAATCATAAGAAGTGGAGGAAGGTgaatcttttgtttttcattttaagtGCAATGTTTCGGTTGAAACCATGAGTGAGGAGGACGGATTGCCTTACATGATTGGTTGCAAAAGTATCTGCTGCATGGAAGGCTTTAAGCTCAACTTTTAATTCATCCATGCCGCATTTGCTTGACTTTTTCGCATAGCAGTCTGTGGGAAACTGGTATCTGTGTGTCTTCGTTGCTTCACCTGAACAAGATAGATGCCTTTGCATTCCTGATGGCGAATTCCATTAGCTTGACATGCATGCAGACATGTGCACATGGGCTTGACCATGCACACAGTGAATTTGCAATAATGCTTATGTTAGGTCCATGGAACATGGTCATTCCCTTGTAAAGGTTTGGCAACGTGACTTTTGAATCATCGATAAAGGATGTTAGGAGGATAAGATGGGTAATGTTGGTATCGTAATGTGAAGGACAAAGTGCAAGTGCGTGACTCTTGAATTAGGCTTGATCTTGACATAAGCTCTTGATTTGGGGACAAACTTGTACTGATCCACAATTTCAGTACATGTTGAATGAACTATTCACACTGCCATTTTGTActgttctaattttctgaacttTATTGTGCTATATTGAACTATTGAAAAACAGTTCATTAGAAGTAATTTGAGAATTAGTCAGTGTGCAATCAAAAAGCTACTGGCTAAACTGTCTTTCTCGTTTCTTTTTCTGTGacgatttttataatttatgtggCTATTGTGATGCTGTCCTATTGTATTTCCAGAAGGCCTGTTCTTTTGAGCTTTGCCTTTGCATCGACTGAAAGCAATTTGCTTGCTTGCAGAGAATCCCAgaaaattttctcaagaaattcAAGGATGAGCTTTCTTCTGTTGCGACTTTGAATGTTCCTGATGGTCATGTCTGGCACGTCGGAATCAGAAAAAGCGAAAGCAAGTTTTGGTTTCATGAAGGTTGGCAAGAATTTGTGGATCACTACTCCATTGGTATTGGGTACTTTTTGGTCTTCAGATACGAGGGCGGCACCACCTTTCAAGTGTTCATATACAATTTAACAACGTCCGAGATTAATTATCATTCCAATGGCCGCGTTCCTTCTGAAATGCCTCATCACAGCAGGCAGTACCATGTTTTCAAAGACATGGAAGATGATGATGCTGTTGACATATCTAGTCCCTCAACATACTACCCTTCTGGTGATTCTTTGAAAAGGAAGGCTGTCAATAGTACCATGGATCAACTGACTTTAAGCAGGGGTTATAACCCCATGCACTTGCAGAATTTGTTTAATGGGACTGTGCATCAGCAAAAAGGTGCTGTCAACTCACATCCAGGCATGCGACCTATTGAAGATATTGTCATTCAGGCTGGTGGGATCAAGTTCAAAAGTGAAGATCAAGTTAAAGTGGAGGCCGCAGATCAATCAACGCGGAAAGTCAAGAAAAGCTCTAAGAAAAAGCGTAAGAATGATCCTAGTAAGCTCTCTAAACTCAAGTTCCTTAATCACTATTGGCCTTTGATTGCGAAGAGGGTTTTCTCATTCATAGCTTCCAACTTTAGATGAGCCAATGCCATCTGCTCTACAAGAAGAGGATGGTGAAATGCGGTTTCGGTTTTATGCCAGTGCTTCTACCAGGAAGCGACTTGTAACGGCTGAAGAGAGGGAAAAGGCCATTAATGCAGCTAAAATGTTTGAGCCACCTAATCCTTTCTGCAGAGTAGTCTTGCGTCCATCCTACCTATATCGTGGTTGTATCATggtaatcataaatcttttaacgcATTTCTAGTCTTTGTGTGCGCTGCTTAGCGAGGATTCCTTTCGCCTGTGCA includes these proteins:
- the LOC115737204 gene encoding B3 domain-containing transcription factor VRN1 isoform X2, producing MPRPYFYKLVLSSTIQDKRLRIPENFLKKFKDELSSVATLNVPDGHVWHVGIRKSESKFWFHEGWQEFVDHYSIGIGYFLVFRYEGGTTFQVFIYNLTTSEINYHSNGRVPSEMPHHSRQYHVFKDMEDDDAVDISSPSTYYPSGDSLKRKAVNSTMDQLTLSRGYNPMHLQNLFNGTVHQQKGAVNSHPGMRPIEDIVIQAGGIKFKSEDQVKVEAADQSTRKVKKSSKKKHEPMPSALQEEDGEMRFRFYASASTRKRLVTAEEREKAINAAKMFEPPNPFCRVVLRPSYLYRGCIMYLPSCFAEKHLNGVSGFIKLQSTDGKQWPVRCLYRGGRAKLSQGWYDFALENNLEEGDVCVFELMRAREVVLQVTVFRVVEEGGLLSHHGR
- the LOC115737204 gene encoding B3 domain-containing transcription factor VRN1 isoform X1, giving the protein MPRPYFYKLVLSSTIQDKRLRIPENFLKKFKDELSSVATLNVPDGHVWHVGIRKSESKFWFHEGWQEFVDHYSIGIGYFLVFRYEGGTTFQVFIYNLTTSEINYHSNGRVPSEMPHHSRQYHVFKDMEDDDAVDISSPSTYYPSGDSLKRKAVNSTMDQLTLSRGYNPMHLQNLFNGTVHQQKGAVNSHPGMRPIEDIVIQAGGIKFKSEDQVKVEAADQSTRKVKKSSKKKRKNDPNEPMPSALQEEDGEMRFRFYASASTRKRLVTAEEREKAINAAKMFEPPNPFCRVVLRPSYLYRGCIMYLPSCFAEKHLNGVSGFIKLQSTDGKQWPVRCLYRGGRAKLSQGWYDFALENNLEEGDVCVFELMRAREVVLQVTVFRVVEEGGLLSHHGR